Proteins from one Mobula birostris isolate sMobBir1 chromosome 10, sMobBir1.hap1, whole genome shotgun sequence genomic window:
- the LOC140203762 gene encoding cdc42 effector protein 2, translating into MPAKTPMYLKTSTPKRGKKQRLRDVLSGDMISPPLGDFRHSAHIGRGGESDMFGDISFLQGKYDLLPHVNGRPTSKSTEQGLSDEYAYERAFNNGDGVYPTLLKAAVSLPVFSDVHESQEQEQAPPKPPRLHLEEGPAQRSMSVSCTAGCFQEISTFDKTVGSSVSLSATSRTSSECSVIDIGQVDGKRAIIFNSETSLDNGSPFPSDSYLSGSEHSLGLDLDLGPSILDDVLRIMDGYKLH; encoded by the coding sequence ATGCCCGCAAAAACTCCCATGTATCTAaagacatcaacccccaaacGGGGCAAGAAGCAGAGACTGCGCGACGTTCTGTCCGGTGACATGATCAGCCCTCCTCTGGGTGACTTTCGCCACAGCGCCCACATCGGAAGAGGCGGCGAAAGTGATATGTTCGGAGACATCTCCTTCTTGCAGGGCAAGTACGACCTCCTTCCCCACGTCAACGGGCGGCCAACTTCTAAAAGCACAGAGCAAGGGCTGAGTGATGAGTACGCCTATGAGCGGGCATTTAACAATGGGGACGGTGTGTATCCCACACTGCTGAAGGCTGCTGTTTCCCTCCCTGTCTTCAGCGACGTCCACGAAAGCCAGGAGCAAGAGCAGGCTCCCCCGAAACCCCCCAGACTCCACCTGGAGGAAGGCCCTGCTCAGAGGTCAATGTCAGTCAGCTGCACGGCCGGGTGCTTCCAAGAAATATCCACATTTGACAAGACTGTCGGGTCATCTGTTTCCCTGTCCGCCACATCGCGCACCTCCTCCGAGTGCTCAGTAATTGACATTGGGCAGGTGGATGGCAAGAGAGCTATAATCTTCAACAGTGAGACGTCCCTCGACAACGGCAGCCCTTTCCCATCCGATTCCTACCTGAGCGGCTCAGAACATTCGCTTggcttggacttggacttgggacCTTCAATACTCGACGATGTCCTCAGAATTATGGATGGGTACAAGTTACACTGA